Within Amycolatopsis sp. cg5, the genomic segment GCCCGGTCGTTCGTGACGACCACCTGTGGCGTGAGGACGTTCAGCTCGACCTCGCGGCCGTTGAGCTTCCCTCGGACGAACTCCACCCGCTCCAGAATGCCGTCGGCGTGCTCGGCCTTGACCTGCGCGCCGTCGGGGACCCTGGCCGCGCCGGGGAACGCGATGATGTCGGCGTGCTCGGCGGCCAGCGTGAGCAGCCGGTCGCCGCGACCGGCGATGAGCAGCGGCGGCCCCGGCTTCTGCACCGGCGCTGGCCGGTGGTCGGGGTCGGCGTAGAGCCGCTTGAGCTCCTTGACCGTGCGCTCGAGGTGGTCGATGCGCTTGCCGGCGCTCGGCCAGGGCATGCCGGTCGACTCGAACTCTTCCTTGATGTAGCCGGCGCCGAGGCCGAGCTCCAGCCTGCCGTCGATGAACAGGTCGGTGCCGGTGACCTCACGGGCCAACACCACCGGGTTGTAGAAGGCGGCGTTGAGCACGTAGGTGTTGAGCCGCACGCGTTCGGTCGCCTCGGCGGCGAGCACCAGCGCGGGGAACGGCGGCGCCATCCACAGGTGATCGGCCGCGCCGATCACGTCGAAGCCGAGCCCCTCCGCCTTGCGGCACTTCTCGACCCATTCGTCACGTGAAGCGGGCACGGTCATGTTGACGCCGAACCTGAAATCCCCAGTCATGGTCATCAAGCTACCGGCCATGGCGGTTCCGCCAATATCAATTTCCCGTTGATCACCAGTTGAATGGAGCCGGACGAGCCAAGGGGAAGATGTGGGCGCACCAGGAGAACGACGGCGGCACGGGCCCGTCGATCGGCATCGAACCGAACACCACCCGGACCTTGTTCCTGATCCGCGGCGTACCCGGCTCGCAGCCGACGACCCTGCGCTTCTCGACGGGTTCCGACGAGACCGGGCCGA encodes:
- a CDS encoding LLM class F420-dependent oxidoreductase; translation: MTGDFRFGVNMTVPASRDEWVEKCRKAEGLGFDVIGAADHLWMAPPFPALVLAAEATERVRLNTYVLNAAFYNPVVLAREVTGTDLFIDGRLELGLGAGYIKEEFESTGMPWPSAGKRIDHLERTVKELKRLYADPDHRPAPVQKPGPPLLIAGRGDRLLTLAAEHADIIAFPGAARVPDGAQVKAEHADGILERVEFVRGKLNGREVELNVLTPQVVVTNDRAGAIEQASKQIAGLTVEQIGEIPTFLCGTHEQMAEQIRANRERYGFTYLTVLEGSMDAFAPVIELLK